Part of the Vagococcus teuberi genome, CAATACATTTTTTTTAATCCAATCATATACAGCATCCAAACCGTCTTGATCTTTTAAGTTAGTAAATAAAAATGTATTATCATCTCTAAAGACTTCTGTATCTTTTTTCATCACATCTAAATCTGCCCCTACATAAGGTGCTAAATCTACTTTATTGATAATAAAAAGATCACTTTTAATCATACCTTGACCAGCTTTTCTAGGAATCTTTTCTCCTTGAGCAACGTCGATAATGTAAATAGATGAATCCACTAATTCTGGGCTAAAAGTTGCCGCTAAATTATCTCCACCACTCTCAAGAAAAATAATATCTAAATCTTCAAATCTAT contains:
- the ureG gene encoding urease accessory protein UreG, whose translation is MMKRTVVIGVGGPVGSGKTLLIERLVRKMNEELNVAVITNDIYTKEDAKFLVNNSVLNEDQIIGVETGGCPHTAIREDASMNFSAIEELKNRFEDLDIIFLESGGDNLAATFSPELVDSSIYIIDVAQGEKIPRKAGQGMIKSDLFIINKVDLAPYVGADLDVMKKDTEVFRDDNTFLFTNLKDQDGLDAVYDWIKKNVLLEGL